The Megasphaera stantonii genome includes a window with the following:
- the ligA gene encoding NAD-dependent DNA ligase LigA gives MDDVKQKARLLELRHIIDELSYQYYTLDKPTVTDYEYDMMYRELETIEKAHPEWVTPDSPTQRVGSKISGGFEKYTHDQPMLSLGDVFNDAELMEFDQRVRNDLGGEALEYVVELKIDGLAVNLIYEYGQFVRGVTRGDGRVGEDITNNVRTIRTIPLRIDNDSPHIEIRGEVYMPIESFAQLNAQRRDDELEPFANPRNAAAGSLRQLDPRITAQRKLAFFAYALGGNVGVEIHSQEELLADLKAFRFQVNPEYCKCKTMEEVIAYIHSWDEKRDTLPYATDGMVVKVNSFSQQERLGNTVKIPRWAIAYKFPPEQAKTKVLGISVSLGRTGVLTPAADLQPVHLAGTTVKRATLHNEDYIKEKDIRIGDTVIIQKAGEIIPEVVRAVVSERDGSEREFVMPSTCPSCGGPVVRKEGEAATRCINPDCPAVVGEKIAHFVSRNAMNIDGLGDAIVQQLLQNHLIHDVSDIYTLKKEDLVELEGFGEKSADNLLKAIEASKSVGLARVLFALGIRFVGAKAGRILAECFGSVEALMAASADDLTAIDEIGPRIAESVVAYFGDEKNRSLVGKLASYGVDMTAEKRQLINTSFDGEIVVLTGKLQTMTRKEAEQAVESRGGKCTSSVTKKTTLVVIGADPGSKYEKARQLGTHIITEEEFQDWLFRE, from the coding sequence ACACAGCGCGTCGGATCGAAGATTTCCGGCGGCTTTGAAAAATACACGCATGACCAGCCCATGCTCAGCTTAGGCGACGTGTTCAACGACGCCGAGCTCATGGAATTCGACCAGCGCGTCCGCAATGATTTAGGCGGCGAAGCGCTGGAATACGTCGTCGAGCTGAAAATCGACGGGCTGGCAGTCAACCTCATTTACGAGTACGGCCAGTTTGTCCGCGGCGTCACCCGCGGCGACGGACGGGTCGGCGAAGACATTACGAACAACGTCCGTACCATCCGGACGATTCCGCTGCGCATCGACAACGATTCGCCTCATATTGAAATCCGCGGCGAAGTGTACATGCCCATCGAGTCCTTCGCTCAGCTCAATGCCCAGCGCCGCGACGACGAGCTGGAGCCCTTTGCCAATCCCCGCAACGCCGCGGCCGGCTCGCTGCGCCAGCTCGATCCGCGCATTACGGCTCAGCGCAAGCTGGCGTTCTTCGCCTATGCCCTGGGCGGCAACGTCGGCGTGGAAATCCACAGCCAGGAAGAGCTGCTTGCAGACCTAAAGGCCTTCCGCTTCCAGGTCAATCCGGAATACTGCAAATGCAAAACCATGGAAGAAGTCATCGCCTATATTCACAGCTGGGATGAAAAGCGCGATACCTTGCCTTACGCGACGGACGGCATGGTCGTCAAGGTAAACTCCTTTTCCCAGCAGGAGCGGCTGGGAAATACCGTCAAGATTCCCCGCTGGGCCATCGCCTATAAATTCCCGCCGGAACAGGCGAAGACCAAGGTGCTGGGAATTTCCGTTTCCCTCGGCCGTACAGGCGTCCTGACGCCGGCGGCAGATCTCCAGCCCGTTCATTTAGCCGGCACGACGGTCAAGAGGGCGACGCTGCATAACGAGGACTATATCAAGGAAAAGGACATCCGCATCGGCGATACGGTCATTATCCAGAAGGCCGGCGAAATCATTCCCGAAGTCGTACGGGCCGTCGTATCGGAACGGGACGGCTCCGAACGGGAATTCGTCATGCCCAGCACCTGTCCGAGCTGCGGCGGTCCCGTCGTGCGCAAGGAGGGGGAAGCGGCGACGCGCTGCATCAATCCCGATTGCCCGGCTGTCGTCGGTGAGAAAATCGCTCACTTCGTGTCGCGCAACGCCATGAACATCGACGGCTTGGGCGACGCCATCGTGCAGCAGCTGCTGCAGAACCACTTGATTCACGACGTGTCCGACATCTACACGCTGAAAAAAGAAGACCTCGTCGAGCTCGAAGGCTTCGGTGAAAAATCTGCAGACAACCTGCTTAAAGCCATTGAAGCCAGCAAATCCGTCGGCTTGGCCCGCGTCCTCTTCGCTCTGGGCATCCGCTTCGTCGGCGCCAAAGCCGGCCGTATTCTGGCCGAATGCTTCGGTTCCGTCGAGGCTCTCATGGCCGCGTCGGCAGACGACTTGACGGCTATCGATGAAATCGGCCCGCGCATTGCCGAAAGCGTCGTCGCTTATTTTGGTGATGAAAAGAACCGCAGCCTCGTAGGCAAGCTTGCGTCGTACGGCGTTGACATGACCGCGGAAAAACGCCAGCTCATCAACACATCCTTCGACGGAGAAATCGTCGTCCTGACCGGTAAGCTCCAGACCATGACCCGGAAGGAAGCGGAACAAGCCGTAGAATCCCGCGGCGGCAAATGTACCTCGTCGGTTACGAAAAAGACGACCCTCGTCGTCATCGGCGCCGATCCCGGCAGCAAATACGAAAAAGCCCGTCAGTTAGGAACTCATATTATCACCGAAGAAGAATTCCAGGACTGGCTGTTTAGAGAATAG